The Vicinamibacterales bacterium genomic interval GCTGGGCGACCGCATGGCGCATCAACCTCTGGGCCAGGCTCGCCGACGGCGATCACGCCTACGACATTCTCAAGTTCCTGCTCGGACCCGAGCGCACCTACCCCAACATGTTCGACGCGCACCCGCCCTTTCAGATCGACGGCAACTTCGGTGGCACGTCGGCGATCGCCGAAATGCTGCTGCAGAGCGACAAGGGGGAGATCCGCCTGTTGCCGGCACTCCCCGCGGCGTGGCCGGACGGTCAGGTCATCGGGTTGAGAGCGCCAGGCGGCTTCGAGATCGGCCTGGCCTGGAAGCACGGGGCGCTCGAACGCGCGACGGTCCGTTCGCTGCTTGGACAACCCCTGCGCGTACGTCGCGGCACGACGCTCCGCACGTTCGAGACGACGGCCGGTGCCACGCTGGCGATGGTCGGCGATGACTTGCGCACGCCGGCGCAGGCAGGAGGCCGCCCGGAATGAAGGTGGCCATCACCGCCGCGCTGCTTGCGCTGCTCCCGGCGTCTCCGCAGTCTCCACGACCAACCGTGGGAGTCGCCATCCTCCAGATCGACACCGATCGCCGGATCGGCGCGATCGATCCGAAGATCTATGGCCAGTTCCTCGAGCACATCAACCACTCCGTCGAGGATGGTCTTTTCGCCGAGCAGATCCAGGGTGCCGGGTTCGAAGGGCGCGATTTCGAGACGTACTGGACGGCCTTTGGCGGCCCGGACGCCGTGCGCGTCGTCAACGCGCCGTTCGAGCACGGGACGAAGAGCGTGCGACTCACCGGCGGGCCGCGGCCCTCGGGAGTCCGGCAACAGCGAGTGTTCCTGGAGTCCGGTCGGCGGTATGACGGGTCCGTCTGGATCAGGATTGAGTCCGGCGCGCCGCGCCTGTCATTGCGCATGCTCGCGGCAGACGCCAGCGTGCTGGCGGATCTTCCCCTGCCGGCGCGCGGATCGGTGTGGCAGGAGGTCCCGTTTTCCTTCGCGAGCTCGCGCACCGACCGCGACGCGACCGTCGAGATTGCTACGTCCGGGCGCGGCGTGGCGCTCGTCGATTTCGTGTCGCTGATGCGCGCCGACGTGCGCAAGAGCGGCATGCTGCGCCCCGACTTGCTCGAGGCGCTCCGTGGGCTGGCGCCCGCATTCATCCGCTGGCCCGGCGGGTCGTTCGCCTCGACCTACAAGTGGCAGGACGGCATCGGGCCACTGGCTTCGCGCGTCTATCACCCGAACGAAATATGGGGCGGTTACTCGGACTACTACGGCTTTGGCACCGACGAGTACCTGGAGCTGACCCGCCAGCTCGGGACCGACCCGTTGATCGTGCTGCCGGCGCCCGACGAAAGCCCGGCGTCGGTCGAGTACGCGATGAACTGGGTGCACTACGTCAACGACCCGCCGACGACCACATGGGGACAGACGCGCGCGCGCAATGGACATCCCGATCCGTACCACGTCCGCTACTTCCAGATCGACAACGAGCCGATGAACAGCGGCTTGTCGCCCGAGCGCTACGCGGCCATCGTCAATCTCTACGGCGGCCGGTTGCGGCAGGTCGCACCCGACGCGGTGATCATCGCCTGCGGTCAGAAGCGCTCGAACGACATGGCGTGGAGTGAAAAAGTCATCGATCTTGCCGGTGGCAATTTCGACGTCCTCGGCGTCCACAACTACGAGTACGAAAGTGACCTTTTCGAATCCGGCGTACGGCGCATACGGGACTACCTCGTCAAGCTGCGGGACTACGTGCGCGCGTCAGCGCATCCCGGGGTCAAGCTCGCGGTCCTCGAATGGAATCTGAGCCGGACGTACGACTGGCGCGCCGGCCTGCACGCCGCCGGCAGCCTCATCATGTACGAGTCCCTGACGCCGGAACTGGCGATGACGACTCCGGCGCTGTTGATGCGGAACACGACGGATGATCCGACCTGGACGGCGTTCATCTATCACGACCACGTGTCATGGTTTCCGGGCGCCGGATACGTGGTCGAAAAGCTGTTCCGTGAGCATTTCGCCGAGACGTTCCTCGCGTCAACGTCAGGCACGTTCCGAGACATCCCCGAGCGTGCGACCTTCTTCGCCGATATCTCGCAGATGAAGCCAGAGGCGTGGCAACCAGGAACAGTGGATGCCATCGCCACCTTGTCGGCCGACGGCCGGCGCATCGTCGTCAAGGCGGTGAACTACAGCGGCAGCGCCAACACGCTGCTCGTGCATTTGCAAGGCTCGCGGGTCCCGGTAAACGCGACGGTCAAGGTCTACACAATCACCGCCGGCCTGCGCGACGCAGCATCGCTGGAGCAGCCCGACCGGATACGGCCCGTCGAGCGCAGCATCGAGTATCGTCCCGACCTGGCGCTCGATCTCGAGCCGTATACGGTCGCGGTCGTGGAGATTGCGGGCAGGTAACCGCAGCAAAGGACACAGGACATGACGGACGCCAGAACTTCACATCGAGGCGTCGCCGCGCTGGCGATGGCCGTCGCGGCCACGGGCGGCTTCCTTACGGTTGCCGCCCAGGTCAAGACGAACGTGCCAGATCCCGTGCCGGGCGCGCGCCCGGCTATTGTCGAGCGCATCAAAATCCATGGAAAGGCGCTCGAAGGGAATCTCGAAGGAGATGCCGTCGATCGCGACGCGATCGTCTTCCTGCCCCCGAGCTACAACCAGGACCGCACGCGGCGGTACCCGGTGGTCTATGCGCTGCACGGCTACTCGATCGGAGCGGAGCAGTGGAGCCAGGAAATCCATGTGCCGCAGACGATCGAAGGGGCGTTCGCGAAAGGGGCGCACGAGGTAATCGTCGTGCTGCCCGACTCGAAAACGGTGCACAACGGCTCGATGTATTCGAGTTCGGTGACGACCGGCGATTTCGAGAACTACGTCGCGCGCGACGTGGTTGCGTACATGGATGCACACTATCGAACCATGGCGACGCGCGAGAGCCGCGGCCTCGTCGGGCACTCGATGGGCGGCTACGGCGCCACACGGATCGGCATGAAACACGCGGACGTATTCGGCAGCCTCTACATCATGAGCCCGTGCTGCCTGTCGGCGCGCGCCAGCGGCGGGGGCCGCGGCGCTCCGGCGCCGAACGCCGCCGCCAACGACGAGGCGCTGGCCGCAGTCAAGACCCCAGCCGATTCGGCGAAGCTGCCGTTCGGGCTCCGGGCGCAACTGGCTTCGGCCGCCGCCTGGTCGCCGAACCCGAAGAACCCGCCGCTGTACCTCGATTTGCCGATTGGCGAGCAGGCGCCTGCGGTCCTGGCGAAATGGGCCGCCAACGCGCCGTTGGCGTTCGTCGACCAGTACGTCCTCGAGTTGAAGCGCTATCGCGCCATCGCGATGGACGTCGGCGACCAGGACGGATTGCGCGTCGACGCCGGCAGACTGCACGATGTGTTCGATCAGTACGGGATCGCGAACAGCTTCGAGATCTATCCAGGGACGCACACCAGCGACGTCGCGGCCCGCTTCCAGGAGCATGTGATGCCGTTCTTCAGCCGGACGCTGTCGTTCGAGGCGGTCAAGCGGTGACGCGATTCGGTCTCGCGACCGCCGCGATGCTGCTCGCGATCGCACCCGCGCTCGCGCTGGACGGTCAGCCCGCCATGCATGATCCGTCGACGGTCATCGAGGCGGGCGGCAAGTTCTACGTCTACGCGACGGGCAACGGACTGCCCGCATTCCAGTCGGATGACGGCTGGACGTGGCATCGAGCCGGCTCGGTGATGCCGTCCGTTCCTGGCGGCAAGCCTGGGCCAGACGTCATCGCGCGCGGCGGCAACAACTCGTGGGCGCCAGACATCATTCGCGCCGGTGACAAGTACTTTCTCTATTACGCCGCGCCCGGAACCCAGCCCAAGGCGGCTGTGGGGCTGCTCGTGGGGCGCACGCTCGATCCCGCATCGCCGGACTACAAATGGGAGGACGGCGGTCCCGTCGTCTGGTCGGACGGCATCGAGGACAGCAACGCGATCGATCCCGGTGTGATGCGGGATCCGACGAACGGCACGATGTGGCTCACCTACGGCTCGTACTTCGGCTACATCCGGCTCGTCGAGCTGGATCCGAAAACCGGCAAGCGCCTGCGTCCCGAAGCCAAGCCGGTGAACATCGCCATCAACTCCGAAGCGTCGGTGATGATCTTCCGCGAGGGCTGGTACTACCTGCTCGTAACGCACGGATCATGCTGCGCCGGCGGCAACTCCAGCTACAACATCCGCATGGGCCGGGCCAGAAAAGTGACCGGCCCGTTCCTCGACAACATGGGCATCGACATGCTGCAGGGCGGCGGCAAGCTGTTCGCGGGATCGAGCGGCCGTCACATCGGTGTCGGGCATTTCGGGCTGCTGGATCTCGGCGATGGTGTGCAGAAGTTCTCCTGCCATTACGAATCGGATCTCGATCGCGGTGGTATCAGCGTGCTCGACATTCGCCCGTTGCTGTGGCGCGACGGGTGGCCGGTTGCCGGCGACAACGTCACGAGCGGCACCTATGAGATCGAGTCGGCGCGCACGGGAACGGCGCTGGAGATGGCGGTCCAGGGTGTGCCCGTCGGCGGCGCTCGTGGGCGTGGCGGAGCCGGCCGCGGCGGGCCACCGGCCGGACGCGGCGCGCCACCGCCCGGATCCGCGGATGCGCCGCCGCCAGCACCTCCTCCCCCCGTTCCGAACCAGGACGCGGCGCAGGTTGGCACCGCTTGGCCAGCCGGCCCCGTCAACGCCCGAATGGGGCCGTACATGCTGCAGGCGCAGCAGAAATGGTCCATCACGGCGGTCGACAATGCCGGTGGTTATCCGGGGTCGCCCTATTTCAAGATCACCATCGCAGGTACTGAGCGTGCGCTCTCAGCCACCGCGGATGCGGAGCTCACCGTCGTCCCCGCGTTTGGTGGCGGACCCGATCAACTCTGGCGCATCGATCAGCTGACCGACGGTACCTATCGGCTGATGCCGAAAGCTGTGCCGAACGCGAAAGAGCCGCTGGCGCTCGCGGCGGTGGGCAGCAGCATGCCAACGCTCGAAAAATTCAACGCGGGGAGCGATCGCCAGCGATGGCTGCTCAAGACACCATGATCAACTGTTCGCGCGCGTGGGTGCCTGCGCTCGGCGCACTGGCGATTGCCCTTGGAGCGGTGCATGTCGCAGGGCAGCAGCCGCCGGACGCCAAGCGAGCTCCGGCGCCGACGTTGACCACGCCGTCGACGACAGTCAAGCCGGTCGATGCCGCCGGGTTTCTGCAGCGGTGGGTCCTGCTCGAGCCCATCAAGGTGTCGGGACAACTCACCGACAGCGCAGTGCGCGCGGCCGTCGACAAACAGTACTTCCCGGACCAGCTCAGCGTCGTTCCACACGGCGGGGAAACCGTCACGGTGGCTGAGGAACGACTCGCGTGGCATGCGGTAGACACGACGAACTACAACGTGAACCTCTACCACTTCGCCTATGCGCTCAACAAACCGACCTCGAACGTCCTGTTCTGGGCGGTGACACGGATCGACGTTCCGCACGAGATGCGCGACGTTCGCCTGGCGATAGGCTCCAACGCCGCGTCGATCTGGTGGCTCAATGGCGAAGAGGTCATCGGCATCTACGGCGATCGCCAGACGGTCATCGACGATGGCGTTTCGAAGAAGGTGACGCTGACCCAAGGTCTGAATACCATACGCGCCGCGGTGATCAACGCCGGCGGCGCGACGGATTTTTGCGCGCGGTTCATCGACGCGGACGACAAGCCGCTGACGGGAATTCGCGTCCGCCTGGGCCGCGAGTAGAGGCAGGCATCCTTTCGAACGCGAGGGTTCCCTGGCGGCGGTCGGCGGAGTCGGAGCTTCATCCGATACAGACGTTCTTGCGCCAACCCGCGCATCCCAGTAGTGACAGTCGGCGGCTCGCTCAGGTGGCCCGTCTGACGGTGTCGCTCAGCGGGTGATTCCCAAAACAGCGCCGGTCGATCGCTACCGCGGCGTACACGAACAGCACGAACTCGATCGGTGCGCGATAACGTGTTGTCGGGAAATAGACGGCGTGCACCACGGCAAACGTGGCGACCACGGCCCACAGTATGGCGTCGCCGCGGAACTCGCGGCGCCGGATCCAGACGCCGACCAGTGCGAACGCGGCCACCGGCACGTACGAGAGGGTATAGGCGACGCGATCGACGGCCGGGCGGGGCCGGCTGTTCGCGACCGTGAACTGGCCTTTCGCGTCCAGGTGAAAGACGGCCGCCGCCCTGGGATCGCGCGACGGCGTCAGCATCGGCGAGAAGAAGTACCAGATGTTGCGCAGCTTCAGCGCGAGCGTTCCCAGTGGATTGGCCGCCACGTGGGCGAACGCCAGGCGGGTGTACGCCGCGTCTTCTGCGCGTTCACGCGCGGGTGACGCCGGGCCGGCGATGCCACCGCGACGATCCAGCACCGACGCGGCATAGTCTTCCAGGATGTCGGGCCCGTACTCCGGCACGATCCCCGCCGTCTGATCGCAGTTGGAGATGAACAGATTCAGGCCGCTGCGAGTCGGCAGCAGCGCGCCGTTCAGGGCATGGTTGCGGACCATATAGGGTGCGACGACGAGGACGGCGGTCGCGGCAAACGCCGCGGCGGCGCGCCAGCCGCGATCGCGCCACAGAAGGGCAGTGCCCAGGAAGACGAGCGGCAGCGCCATCGCCCGCGTCAGCATCACGAAGCCGAGCCAGGCGCCGGCTCCCGCGCTGCGTCGAGCCGTATCGGCCGTCAGGAACGCGCCGGCGAACCCGACGAGCAGCGCCGCCGTAAGCGTCGTGTCGCTCAGATCGACGGCATAGCGAATCAGCAGCGGATAGGCGGCGTACAGCGACGCGGCGATGACGCCGGCGCGCCACCGGCCGGTGAGCGCCGCGGTCAGCCGATAGAGCAGGACGGCGCCGACGGCGGCGACTCCGCATTGAATCACCCGCACGAGCCCTGCATGGTTGCCGACCAACAAGCGCGCGCCAGCCAGGAACAGCGGGTAGAGCGGCTCGTAGGCCGTGGTCGTCACTCCGTCGAGGCTCAGCGATCCGTTCGTGAGCAGACTGCTGGCGAGCGCCCACTGGTAATTCTCCGGCGCGGGCCGCGCATACAGGAGATACAGGGCGCGGGGCACGAACGCCGCCGCAAACAGCGCCGCGTACATCGCGCCAGGGCGGGATCGATGCTGGAGAGAGACTGTCACCGATGCCCCGACGTGCGGGACTACGCCGCCCGGGAGATGCCGAGTCCGCTGCCCGTTCGACGCGAGAGCCTCGCGTGCAGGCGCACTCGCAGGGCCGTCCATTCGCTGGTGAC includes:
- a CDS encoding alpha/beta fold hydrolase, coding for MTDARTSHRGVAALAMAVAATGGFLTVAAQVKTNVPDPVPGARPAIVERIKIHGKALEGNLEGDAVDRDAIVFLPPSYNQDRTRRYPVVYALHGYSIGAEQWSQEIHVPQTIEGAFAKGAHEVIVVLPDSKTVHNGSMYSSSVTTGDFENYVARDVVAYMDAHYRTMATRESRGLVGHSMGGYGATRIGMKHADVFGSLYIMSPCCLSARASGGGRGAPAPNAAANDEALAAVKTPADSAKLPFGLRAQLASAAAWSPNPKNPPLYLDLPIGEQAPAVLAKWAANAPLAFVDQYVLELKRYRAIAMDVGDQDGLRVDAGRLHDVFDQYGIANSFEIYPGTHTSDVAARFQEHVMPFFSRTLSFEAVKR
- a CDS encoding family 43 glycosylhydrolase; this encodes MTRFGLATAAMLLAIAPALALDGQPAMHDPSTVIEAGGKFYVYATGNGLPAFQSDDGWTWHRAGSVMPSVPGGKPGPDVIARGGNNSWAPDIIRAGDKYFLYYAAPGTQPKAAVGLLVGRTLDPASPDYKWEDGGPVVWSDGIEDSNAIDPGVMRDPTNGTMWLTYGSYFGYIRLVELDPKTGKRLRPEAKPVNIAINSEASVMIFREGWYYLLVTHGSCCAGGNSSYNIRMGRARKVTGPFLDNMGIDMLQGGGKLFAGSSGRHIGVGHFGLLDLGDGVQKFSCHYESDLDRGGISVLDIRPLLWRDGWPVAGDNVTSGTYEIESARTGTALEMAVQGVPVGGARGRGGAGRGGPPAGRGAPPPGSADAPPPAPPPPVPNQDAAQVGTAWPAGPVNARMGPYMLQAQQKWSITAVDNAGGYPGSPYFKITIAGTERALSATADAELTVVPAFGGGPDQLWRIDQLTDGTYRLMPKAVPNAKEPLALAAVGSSMPTLEKFNAGSDRQRWLLKTP
- a CDS encoding glycosyltransferase family 39 protein, yielding MTVSLQHRSRPGAMYAALFAAAFVPRALYLLYARPAPENYQWALASSLLTNGSLSLDGVTTTAYEPLYPLFLAGARLLVGNHAGLVRVIQCGVAAVGAVLLYRLTAALTGRWRAGVIAASLYAAYPLLIRYAVDLSDTTLTAALLVGFAGAFLTADTARRSAGAGAWLGFVMLTRAMALPLVFLGTALLWRDRGWRAAAAFAATAVLVVAPYMVRNHALNGALLPTRSGLNLFISNCDQTAGIVPEYGPDILEDYAASVLDRRGGIAGPASPARERAEDAAYTRLAFAHVAANPLGTLALKLRNIWYFFSPMLTPSRDPRAAAVFHLDAKGQFTVANSRPRPAVDRVAYTLSYVPVAAFALVGVWIRRREFRGDAILWAVVATFAVVHAVYFPTTRYRAPIEFVLFVYAAVAIDRRCFGNHPLSDTVRRAT